The DNA sequence AATTGCTTCTACAAGCTCTTTAAACTTAGGTTCGGAACACATAACCATATCACAACCGGCCTCAAGAGCTAAAAGCACATTATCTACTGTAGTGCGTCCATCCATTTTGAGAGCCTTCATTGCCATATCATCGGTAATAATTAAACCTGTAAATTTTAATTCAGTACGCAAAAATTTTTCTATTCCCTTTTTTGAAAAACAAAAAGGTTTTTTATCTATAAAAGAAAATTCAGCATGTGAAATTAACACGGCTTCATCAGTACCATAAAGAATTCGACTAAAGGGAGCAATAAAATCCTTATAAAAAATATCTTCATTAACATTGATAATGCTCTTTGAAAGATGCGGATCTGTTTCCGCATTTCCGGGAAAGTGTTTAACGGTAGGAAACACCCCGCCTCTTTTCATTCCGGAGATAAAAGCATCGGCATATTTTACTAAAATATCTTCATCATTAGAAAAAATACGATCATCTAAAAAACCGGAATCTTTGGATCTTTCTTTTTCAACAATCGGAGCTAAGTTTAAATGTATACCCAATAGGTGTATTTGCTCTGCTGTATGAGTATATAGAGCTACAGCTTCTTCTTCCGTTAATGTTTCTGCTACCTCTCTAGGTGAAGGCAGGGGCGATCCTATTTTTCTGATTCGATAAACACGCCCGCCTTCAAAGTCGGATGCAAAAAAAGGCGGTACAAATGTTTTTGATTTAGACAAATTTTGTATAGATTGCTTAATAGATTTTATATAAAAAGCGCAAGCTTCAGGAGTATCCGAAAAATTATATCCGAATAAAATAAAAGCACCGGGTGTATAAGAATCAAAATAAGAGCTTAAATAAGAAGGAAAAGCTTTTTTCCCTTCAATACTCATCATCAAAACTTGAGAAGCCTTGTCTTCTATACTCATTTCCGAAATATAAGCTTTGATACTTTCATCATCACTAAAAAGAGCCGTATAAATAAAAAAACAATAAAAAAAAGCGGATATAAAACGTTTCATAAATATTCCAAGATTAAATAAGTTTTTGATTTTTTGCAATCCTAAAAAGTTTTGAGTTCCATAAATTATTTTGCATATACTTGTCACGTATATCGTTTTCACCTATCGCCAATACATTTTTTTGCATTGACTTAAAAGCCTTGCTTAGATAGGCAATAGTTTGAGAAGAACTTTCTCCATATAACTTAACGGATAAATCATAACACAGATACATATATAAAGATGAATAAGGATCATTTTGATACAGGGACTCAACAGCCGATGCTTCCAGATTTGATAAAAAAATCTTGCATTCTTCGATATCATACATCTTTGAAAAGTTAATTTTACAATTATAATAATTATAAAAAGCATCAAACATCTTTTTCCCAATAGACATGTTATATATGTTTGACCAGATCAGATCTTCAGCAATACTGAAACCTGATTTTAAGTTTATAAAATCCGTTAAGCCGGAATTATTATATGCACTATAAATAGAAGATATATCCAAATCCATTTTTTCAAAGTCATTATTTAAAACAGGATAGAATAAAAAAGACTCAAGCAAAAACAATAAAGCATCATCAGTATAATCTATACATTTCATTAAAAGTTCTTGACCGTTTTTTATTTGCCCCATATAAATTAAAGAACGGCCATACCAAGATTTGCATAACGGTTCTATTTTATCAAAATATAAATCAGCAAAATCCGATGCTGTCTTGAAATTTTCTACAGCCTTATTGAATTCTCCTATTTGTAAATAAACACGTCCTTTCATAAAAAGATATGGAATTTTCCAATCCAGTTCAAAATATTCATTAACGGCAGCTGCTAAACGGTCTAAAAAGGTTATAGATTGTTTTAAGTTATTTTGCAAAAAATAAACAACACTAATATTAAATAATGCATCACAGATAAAAGATGTATCATGAGAATGCTCGGCATTATCAAGAGCATAAGAAAAATAAGTAATAGCATCGGATATTTTATTTTGCATTAAATTAAAGAAAGCAAGCAAAGAAAAAGCTCTATACTCTCCTGATTCCAATTTATTTTCTTGAAAAAAGCCGATTGCAGTTTTTAGATATGCATAGGATTTTGTAGTACTATCATCTATGTTTGCAATAATAGAATTTTGATAATATTTTAATGCATTATAAA is a window from the Treponema denticola genome containing:
- a CDS encoding glycoside hydrolase family 3 N-terminal domain-containing protein — its product is MKRFISAFFYCFFIYTALFSDDESIKAYISEMSIEDKASQVLMMSIEGKKAFPSYLSSYFDSYTPGAFILFGYNFSDTPEACAFYIKSIKQSIQNLSKSKTFVPPFFASDFEGGRVYRIRKIGSPLPSPREVAETLTEEEAVALYTHTAEQIHLLGIHLNLAPIVEKERSKDSGFLDDRIFSNDEDILVKYADAFISGMKRGGVFPTVKHFPGNAETDPHLSKSIINVNEDIFYKDFIAPFSRILYGTDEAVLISHAEFSFIDKKPFCFSKKGIEKFLRTELKFTGLIITDDMAMKALKMDGRTTVDNVLLALEAGCDMVMCSEPKFKELVEAISKKMKNESDFLTRIDDAVFNILKTKIKMGIIDESFKPIEKYKFNKEKFYKSKKAAQDILKKSNELK